Proteins from a genomic interval of Pseudomonas anuradhapurensis:
- a CDS encoding sulfurtransferase, translating to MPLAQLITPQQLAERLGSPKLVILDCRFALEDVDYGQRSYAQGHIAGAHFADLERDLSGPVSKGRTGRHPLPDARRLVERLREWGLDNDSEVVLYDDGPGAFAARAWWLLAWLGKRSGVAILDGGLKAWHAAHLPLSLDPPAKREGTFAGEPDAKLLIDAGHLAKRLGADDLTLLDARALPRFRGEVEPIDPVAGHIPGAQCAAFTDNLGADGCFLPVEQLRQRFAEKLAGRAPEQLVAYCGSGVTACHNLFALALAGYPLGKLYAGSWSEWINDPAHGVATGE from the coding sequence ATGCCCCTTGCGCAATTGATCACCCCGCAGCAGTTGGCCGAGCGTCTGGGCTCGCCCAAATTGGTGATACTCGACTGCCGCTTTGCTCTGGAGGATGTGGACTATGGCCAACGCAGCTATGCCCAGGGGCACATTGCCGGGGCGCATTTTGCCGACCTGGAGCGTGATCTGAGCGGGCCGGTGAGCAAAGGACGCACCGGGCGCCACCCATTGCCCGATGCGCGCCGGCTGGTCGAACGCCTGCGCGAGTGGGGCCTGGACAATGACAGCGAGGTGGTGCTGTACGACGACGGCCCCGGTGCCTTTGCCGCCCGGGCGTGGTGGCTGCTGGCCTGGCTGGGCAAGCGCAGCGGTGTGGCAATCCTCGACGGCGGGCTGAAGGCCTGGCATGCGGCACACCTGCCGCTGAGCCTGGACCCGCCAGCCAAGCGGGAAGGCACCTTCGCAGGTGAGCCGGACGCCAAGCTGCTGATCGATGCCGGGCATCTGGCCAAGCGCTTGGGTGCAGATGACCTGACTTTGCTCGACGCGCGTGCCTTGCCGCGGTTTCGTGGGGAAGTGGAGCCGATCGACCCGGTGGCAGGGCATATCCCAGGCGCCCAGTGCGCAGCGTTCACCGACAACCTGGGGGCTGACGGATGCTTCCTGCCGGTGGAGCAGCTTAGGCAGCGCTTTGCCGAAAAGCTGGCGGGGCGTGCGCCGGAGCAGCTGGTCGCCTATTGCGGATCAGGCGTGACCGCCTGTCACAACCTGTTTGCCCTGGCCCTGGCGGGCTACCCGCTGGGCAAGCTGTATGCCGGATCCTGGAGTGAGTGGATCAACGACCCGGCGCATGGCGTAGCGACTGGTGAATAA
- a CDS encoding TetR/AcrR family transcriptional regulator, producing MAPRMKTRERIVQNSLELFNQQGERSVSTNHIAAHMEISPGNLYYHFPNKQAIIALLFSQYEELVDSFLRPPQGRVATVEDKRFYLKALLAAMWNYRFLHRDLEHLLDSDPELAARYRRFSERCLHQGQAIYRGFVEAGILAMTPAQIESLTINAWIVLTSWVRFLSTTREHSAHLGEEAFKRGVYQVLVLELGFVTDNARNAVDALCQEFHVPFNQALEQ from the coding sequence ATGGCGCCGCGCATGAAGACCCGAGAGCGCATCGTGCAGAACAGCCTGGAGTTGTTCAACCAGCAGGGTGAACGCAGCGTCAGTACCAACCATATTGCCGCACACATGGAAATCTCACCCGGTAACTTGTACTACCACTTCCCCAACAAGCAGGCGATCATCGCCCTGTTATTCAGCCAGTACGAGGAACTGGTGGACAGCTTCCTGCGCCCGCCGCAAGGCCGGGTAGCGACCGTCGAGGACAAGCGCTTCTACCTCAAGGCCCTGTTGGCAGCGATGTGGAACTACCGCTTCCTGCACCGGGACCTGGAGCATCTGCTGGACAGTGACCCGGAGCTGGCCGCCCGTTACCGACGCTTTTCCGAGCGCTGCCTGCACCAGGGCCAAGCGATATACCGTGGCTTCGTCGAGGCGGGCATCCTGGCCATGACCCCTGCACAAATCGAATCGCTGACCATCAACGCCTGGATCGTGCTGACCTCCTGGGTACGGTTTCTCAGTACCACGCGGGAGCATTCAGCACACCTGGGGGAGGAAGCTTTCAAGCGCGGCGTCTACCAGGTGCTGGTGCTGGAGCTTGGCTTCGTCACCGATAATGCCCGCAATGCCGTGGATGCCCTGTGCCAGGAGTTCCATGTACCGTTCAACCAGGCCCTGGAGCAGTAG
- a CDS encoding hydrolase yields the protein MPSSSATFRPAIGLSNPHLQTLWGPLWRKLPDLPRNRERLWLADGDFIDLDWHGPHQPHAPLVLVLHGLTGSSHSPYVKGLQQALQGCGWASVAVNWRGCSGEPNLLPRSYHSGASEDLAEIVSHLRALRPLAPLYAVGYSLGGNVLLKYLGESGVASQLEAAVAVSVPFRLDHCADRIGQGFSKVYQAHFMREMLAYVQLKQRHFHDNGLHERLATLQRLEPLGKLRTFWDFDGKVTAPLNGFRDAHDYYRRSSSHFFLGRNRTPTLIIHSSDDPFVSGHSLPTARELAPQTRFELHSRGGHVGFVDGSLRNPGYYLERRIPQWLLQGQ from the coding sequence ATGCCCAGCTCCAGCGCCACCTTCCGCCCGGCCATCGGCCTGTCCAACCCTCACCTGCAAACCCTGTGGGGGCCTCTGTGGCGCAAGCTGCCCGACCTGCCGCGCAACCGCGAGCGGCTGTGGCTGGCCGATGGCGACTTCATCGACCTGGACTGGCACGGCCCGCACCAACCCCATGCTCCCCTGGTACTGGTGCTGCATGGGTTGACCGGGTCATCGCATTCGCCTTACGTCAAAGGCTTGCAGCAAGCATTGCAAGGCTGCGGCTGGGCCAGCGTTGCAGTGAACTGGCGCGGTTGTTCGGGCGAACCCAACCTGCTGCCACGCAGCTACCATTCCGGTGCCAGCGAAGACCTGGCAGAAATCGTCAGCCACCTGCGTGCCCTGCGCCCCTTGGCACCGCTGTACGCGGTGGGCTACTCGCTGGGGGGCAATGTGCTGCTCAAGTACCTGGGCGAAAGTGGCGTGGCCAGCCAGCTGGAAGCCGCAGTGGCGGTGTCGGTGCCGTTTCGTCTGGACCACTGCGCTGACCGTATCGGCCAAGGTTTCTCGAAGGTGTACCAGGCACATTTCATGCGCGAGATGCTGGCGTACGTGCAACTCAAGCAGCGGCACTTTCACGACAACGGCCTGCATGAGCGGCTGGCAACGCTGCAACGGCTGGAACCACTGGGCAAGCTGCGCACTTTCTGGGATTTCGATGGCAAGGTCACCGCGCCGCTGAACGGCTTTCGCGACGCGCACGACTACTATCGCCGCTCATCGAGCCATTTCTTCCTCGGCCGCAACCGCACGCCGACGCTCATCATCCATTCCAGCGACGACCCATTCGTTTCAGGCCACAGCCTGCCCACGGCGCGTGAACTGGCACCGCAGACGCGTTTCGAACTGCACAGTCGAGGTGGCCATGTGGGGTTCGTCGATGGCAGCCTGCGCAACCCGGGGTATTACCTGGAGCGGCGGATTCCGCAGTGGCTGTTGCAAGGCCAGTAG
- a CDS encoding M16 family metallopeptidase, with protein MHDSLPPPQQPAVASSVGSNLQSTQGLDLDSFETLNTPVRSWTTMSGTAVKFIEAHGLPIVDVVLRFRAGTSQDTDQSGLAALTFYMLDEGSQRHTTTEHAEQLERLGAITEREIRLEHATLSLRSLADPSRFDAALELFIDLVANPALQPPALEKIKPQLLHLNTSRERQPGVKARNETFRHMFNGHPYGNRVGSTPQGIESVTVDDLRRFHQRAYAASNLEVVMVGDLSLSEAQAIAQRISQALPQGWTAAELPAVPAVTSATINIQQPGTSSATLLALPMNVPASDPEFLPLILASEVFAGGYEARLMMELRQRRGLTYGIYSTIVPLSAGGLFAVEWEIAPQYVQASQALVETLLREFIDEGPSQVELQLARKRLAGDLLRAAAQNQSLAALLSEISHQRQPADHLNTYVERIRAITAEEVRSVMRRRLDPNQKVLVSVGPGVEQQPLPPTDQ; from the coding sequence ATGCATGACTCCCTTCCGCCCCCCCAACAGCCAGCCGTAGCCAGCAGCGTCGGTAGCAACTTGCAGTCCACCCAAGGCCTTGACCTGGACAGCTTCGAAACCTTGAACACGCCGGTCCGCTCCTGGACCACGATGAGCGGCACAGCGGTAAAGTTCATCGAGGCCCATGGGCTGCCAATTGTCGATGTCGTATTGCGTTTCAGGGCTGGCACCAGCCAGGACACCGATCAGTCCGGCCTGGCGGCCCTGACGTTCTACATGCTTGACGAGGGCAGCCAACGGCATACAACTACTGAACATGCAGAGCAGCTGGAACGCCTCGGCGCAATTACCGAACGAGAGATACGCCTGGAGCATGCCACGCTCAGTTTGCGCAGCCTTGCCGACCCCTCGAGGTTCGACGCGGCCTTGGAGCTGTTCATCGATCTGGTCGCCAACCCCGCACTACAGCCGCCTGCCCTGGAAAAGATAAAACCACAATTACTACACCTGAATACCTCGCGCGAACGGCAGCCTGGCGTAAAGGCTCGCAACGAGACGTTCCGCCATATGTTCAATGGCCATCCTTATGGCAATCGTGTGGGCAGTACCCCGCAGGGTATTGAATCGGTAACCGTGGATGATCTGCGCCGGTTCCATCAACGCGCCTATGCTGCCAGCAATCTTGAGGTGGTCATGGTAGGGGACCTTTCCTTGAGCGAAGCCCAAGCCATCGCTCAGCGGATCAGCCAGGCCCTGCCGCAAGGTTGGACAGCCGCTGAACTGCCTGCCGTACCGGCGGTAACCAGTGCAACCATCAACATCCAGCAGCCCGGTACGAGCAGCGCAACGTTACTAGCCCTGCCGATGAACGTGCCTGCCAGCGACCCTGAGTTTTTGCCCTTGATATTAGCCAGCGAAGTCTTCGCAGGGGGTTACGAGGCTCGTTTGATGATGGAACTGCGCCAACGTCGCGGCCTGACCTACGGTATCTACAGCACGATAGTGCCCCTCAGCGCGGGAGGATTGTTTGCCGTTGAATGGGAAATCGCGCCGCAATACGTCCAAGCTTCCCAGGCTCTGGTGGAAACCTTGCTGCGTGAGTTCATCGACGAAGGGCCAAGCCAGGTGGAATTGCAGCTCGCCCGCAAGCGGCTGGCCGGGGACCTGCTGCGTGCCGCTGCTCAAAACCAGAGCCTGGCAGCCTTGCTCAGCGAGATCTCCCATCAACGCCAGCCCGCCGATCATCTGAACACCTACGTCGAGCGCATCAGGGCGATCACAGCGGAGGAAGTTCGCTCGGTCATGCGACGCCGGCTTGACCCCAATCAAAAAGTACTGGTGAGTGTCGGCCCTGGCGTCGAGCAGCAACCGCTACCGCCTACCGACCAATAG
- a CDS encoding M16 family metallopeptidase — translation MTDRSSPPAAASTVQSFSLDNGLRIYLREDHRAPLVSVQLWYHVGSSYEPQGHTGLSHALEHLLFEGSSKLAPGEYSALMTRLGGNPNAFTTWDATVFPLTLPASRVAVALEAMADVMASATLSDTPFARELAVVMAERRKNVDSNALALALEHHHLLAYGDFGYGSPVIGHKADLEHITPAAARTWYRTWYHPNNATLAVAGDISLAQLQALVNRYFAEIPAHRIPEQQVPMAPSNLARRHQTLRLPGLYTGALLGFNLPSQCTAGSDSQAYALRLLPEILADGRASRLKRLLVQDEPLLQGLRADYEPWQRGDSMFALYALCSPHVAPEAAAERLMLEIGAFRQAAPAKQDLERAKARLLARQLFERDAIDRQAFAIGKQAACGLDPVALDDERQAIEAVTAEQVGQAAYAYLTESRATMTFMHSKESAHA, via the coding sequence ATGACCGATCGTTCCTCTCCGCCCGCAGCAGCGAGCACGGTGCAATCATTCAGCCTCGATAACGGCTTGCGCATCTACCTGCGTGAAGACCATCGCGCCCCGCTGGTCAGTGTGCAGCTTTGGTATCACGTTGGGTCCAGTTATGAACCGCAAGGCCACACAGGCCTGTCTCACGCCCTGGAACATCTACTTTTCGAAGGCAGCAGCAAACTAGCGCCAGGCGAGTATTCGGCCCTCATGACCCGCCTGGGCGGCAATCCCAATGCATTCACCACCTGGGATGCCACTGTGTTCCCGCTCACATTACCGGCCAGCCGCGTGGCAGTCGCCCTCGAGGCCATGGCTGATGTCATGGCCAGCGCCACCCTCAGCGATACACCTTTTGCCAGGGAACTGGCCGTGGTGATGGCCGAACGGCGCAAAAATGTCGATAGCAACGCTCTGGCGCTCGCGCTGGAGCATCATCACTTGCTGGCCTATGGCGATTTCGGCTATGGCTCGCCGGTGATCGGCCACAAGGCAGATCTCGAGCATATAACCCCGGCAGCAGCACGAACCTGGTATAGAACCTGGTACCACCCCAACAACGCCACGCTGGCGGTGGCCGGCGACATCAGCCTGGCGCAACTGCAAGCACTCGTGAATAGGTACTTTGCTGAAATACCTGCCCACCGTATTCCCGAGCAACAGGTACCAATGGCGCCCTCTAACCTGGCCAGGCGCCACCAAACGCTGCGCCTGCCAGGCCTCTATACCGGTGCGCTCCTTGGTTTCAACCTGCCCAGTCAATGCACCGCAGGTTCGGACTCCCAAGCCTATGCGTTGCGGTTGCTGCCTGAAATCCTTGCCGATGGGCGGGCCAGCAGGCTGAAACGGCTGCTGGTGCAGGACGAGCCGCTGCTTCAGGGCCTGCGCGCGGACTATGAACCCTGGCAACGCGGCGACAGCATGTTTGCCCTTTACGCCTTATGCAGCCCGCACGTAGCACCGGAAGCCGCAGCCGAACGACTGATGCTCGAAATCGGCGCGTTTCGTCAGGCCGCCCCCGCCAAACAAGACCTCGAGCGAGCCAAGGCACGGCTGCTGGCCAGGCAACTGTTTGAACGAGACGCCATCGACAGACAGGCCTTTGCTATCGGCAAGCAGGCAGCCTGCGGGCTGGACCCGGTTGCCCTGGATGACGAACGTCAAGCCATAGAAGCTGTAACAGCCGAACAGGTGGGCCAGGCCGCCTATGCCTACCTTACCGAATCGCGAGCGACCATGACCTTCATGCATTCCAAGGAGAGCGCTCATGCATGA
- the rsmD gene encoding 16S rRNA (guanine(966)-N(2))-methyltransferase RsmD — MPRSTPPARPQPGQSKGQGHLRIIAGEWRSRRLAVPDGEGLRPTPDRVRETLFNWLAPYIEGARVLDAFTGSGALVLEALSRGAEDAVALDSNPAAIANLKNNLEILRCPRGQILQTDALRYLQNPAKQQFDVVFLDPPFHQDLLANTCNLLEQNQWLHQQAWVYTESETAPSTLQLPGNWRLHREKKTGQVYYALWQRG; from the coding sequence ATGCCGAGATCCACCCCTCCCGCCCGCCCGCAACCGGGCCAGAGCAAGGGCCAGGGCCACCTGCGCATCATCGCTGGCGAGTGGCGCAGCCGCCGCCTGGCGGTGCCGGACGGCGAAGGCCTGCGGCCAACACCCGACCGTGTGCGCGAAACCCTGTTCAATTGGCTGGCGCCCTATATTGAAGGCGCCCGGGTACTCGACGCCTTCACCGGTAGCGGCGCCCTGGTGCTCGAAGCCTTGTCCCGCGGGGCCGAGGACGCCGTGGCGCTGGACAGCAACCCGGCCGCCATCGCCAACCTGAAGAACAACCTCGAAATCCTCCGCTGCCCACGCGGGCAGATCCTGCAGACCGATGCCCTGCGCTACCTGCAGAACCCGGCCAAGCAACAGTTCGACGTGGTGTTCCTCGATCCGCCGTTCCATCAGGACCTGCTGGCCAACACCTGCAACCTGCTGGAGCAGAACCAGTGGCTACATCAACAGGCCTGGGTCTACACCGAAAGCGAAACCGCGCCGTCGACCTTGCAGCTTCCCGGTAACTGGCGCCTGCACCGCGAGAAGAAAACCGGCCAGGTGTACTACGCACTCTGGCAGCGGGGCTGA
- a CDS encoding coniferyl aldehyde dehydrogenase — protein MNTPSALPLVQSDTDLAAMFAAQRRAFAGNPLPPAAQRRQWLKSLRQALLADQTQLIDAIGQDFAGRSADETLLAELLPCMQGLRHAEKHLQRWMRASRRRVSLAFQPARAQVRYQPLGVVGIIVPWNYPLFLAIGPLTGALAAGNRVMLKLSEATPATGLALKQLLERVFPSDLVSVVLGEVEVGQAFARLPFDHLLFTGATSVGRQVMLAAAHNLTPVTLELGGKSPAIVSADVALDSAAERIAFGKTLNAGQTCVAPDYVLVPRERLQAFSDAYQRAVRRLYPRIADNPDYTAIINPSQLQRLQRLLDDARAKGAQVLDLYPDETHQGRRLPPHLLLGVHDDMQVMQDEIFGPLLPLVPYDDLEQALAYVNQRPRPLALYYFGYDRTGQEQVLRHTHSGGVCLNDTLLHVAQDDLPFGGIGPSGMGHYHGRDGFLTFSKAKAVLAKQRLNTARLIYPPYGKALQRVVYKLFIR, from the coding sequence ATGAATACGCCTAGCGCCCTGCCTCTTGTGCAATCCGACACCGACCTGGCGGCGATGTTCGCTGCCCAGCGTCGGGCTTTTGCCGGCAACCCGTTGCCACCCGCAGCGCAGCGGCGGCAATGGCTGAAAAGCCTGCGCCAGGCCTTGCTGGCCGATCAGACGCAGTTGATCGATGCCATCGGCCAGGATTTTGCAGGGCGCAGCGCCGACGAGACCTTGCTGGCCGAGCTGCTGCCTTGCATGCAAGGCCTGCGCCACGCCGAAAAGCATCTGCAACGCTGGATGCGCGCCAGCCGGCGCCGGGTCAGCCTGGCCTTCCAGCCGGCCCGCGCGCAGGTGCGTTATCAACCCTTGGGCGTGGTCGGTATCATCGTGCCGTGGAATTACCCGCTGTTCCTCGCCATCGGCCCGCTGACCGGCGCCCTGGCAGCCGGCAACCGGGTCATGCTCAAGCTCAGCGAAGCCACACCGGCCACGGGCCTGGCGCTGAAACAGCTGCTGGAACGGGTGTTCCCCAGTGACCTGGTCAGCGTGGTACTCGGCGAGGTCGAGGTAGGCCAGGCCTTTGCTCGCCTGCCTTTCGACCACCTGCTGTTCACCGGCGCCACCAGCGTGGGGCGTCAGGTGATGTTGGCTGCGGCACACAACCTGACCCCGGTCACACTGGAATTGGGCGGCAAGTCACCGGCGATTGTCTCGGCTGACGTAGCGCTGGACAGCGCCGCCGAGCGCATCGCCTTCGGCAAGACGCTGAACGCTGGCCAGACCTGCGTCGCCCCCGACTATGTGCTGGTGCCGCGCGAGCGGCTGCAAGCCTTCAGCGACGCCTACCAGCGGGCCGTGCGCCGGTTGTACCCGCGCATCGCCGACAACCCCGACTACACCGCTATCATCAACCCGTCCCAGCTGCAGCGCTTGCAACGGCTGCTGGACGATGCCCGCGCCAAAGGCGCGCAGGTGCTCGACCTGTACCCCGACGAAACCCACCAGGGCCGGCGCCTGCCACCACACTTGTTGCTGGGGGTACATGACGACATGCAGGTGATGCAGGACGAGATCTTCGGCCCACTGCTGCCGCTGGTGCCCTACGACGACCTCGAGCAGGCGCTGGCCTACGTCAACCAACGGCCGCGCCCGTTGGCGCTGTACTACTTCGGCTATGACCGCACTGGCCAGGAGCAGGTACTGCGCCACACCCATTCCGGCGGTGTGTGCCTGAACGACACCCTGCTTCACGTGGCTCAGGACGACCTGCCATTCGGCGGCATCGGGCCTTCGGGCATGGGCCACTACCATGGCCGCGACGGCTTCCTGACCTTCAGCAAGGCCAAGGCGGTACTGGCCAAGCAACGTCTCAATACCGCACGGCTGATCTACCCGCCTTATGGCAAAGCCTTGCAACGCGTGGTCTACAAGCTGTTCATCCGCTGA